In a single window of the Arthrobacter zhangbolii genome:
- a CDS encoding MDR family MFS transporter yields MAERFTARGTVAAHPAAGMTGAMGAPVNTVSLAAHSGATLARPAAAPAPPGASTGGPASPDLPSGRQGAPEHSSRRVALIFTGLILAVLIAALDQTIVSTALPTIVGDLHGLDHLSWVITAYLLTSTIGLPVYGKLGDLLGRKNIFIFAIVVFLAGSALSGQSHSMAELITYRAIQGVGGGGLIIGAQAIIGDIVSARERGKYMGLIGAAFGIASVSGPLLGGYLTDNWSWRWVFYINLPIGVLALAVIIGALHLPRNSAKGISLDYAGAALLAIGSAALVLLTSWGGNNYAWTSPTILTLAAVFVVSVAVFIPVELRAREPILPLRLFAIRNFLICTLVGLAVGVAMFGSIAYLPTFLQIVNGASPTVSGLMMLPMTAGLLITSIGTGQLISRTGKYKIYPILGSAIMILGLVMLSRISSTTPYSFTAAGMLVLGLGIGALMQNTVLIVQNSVPPNDMGTGVSTANYFRQLGASLGIAVFGSLFIKRLNNQLASAPPGAGDAASGGANSISPDAIKALPAAAQNFVKSAFGEALPPIFLLGVPFLAAAFILTFFIVQQPLSRTARVEAEVE; encoded by the coding sequence ATGGCAGAGAGGTTTACCGCCCGCGGAACAGTAGCAGCCCACCCCGCCGCAGGGATGACCGGCGCCATGGGCGCCCCGGTCAATACCGTATCGCTGGCTGCCCACTCCGGCGCGACGCTGGCACGTCCCGCCGCTGCTCCGGCGCCCCCGGGTGCTTCGACAGGCGGTCCTGCGTCCCCGGACCTGCCCTCCGGGCGGCAGGGCGCCCCTGAGCACTCCAGCCGCCGGGTCGCCCTCATTTTCACCGGACTGATCCTGGCCGTGCTGATTGCCGCCCTGGACCAGACCATCGTGTCCACAGCCCTGCCCACCATCGTGGGGGACCTGCACGGACTGGACCATCTGTCCTGGGTGATTACCGCGTATCTGCTGACCTCCACCATCGGGCTGCCCGTCTACGGCAAGCTGGGTGACCTGCTGGGACGCAAGAACATCTTCATTTTCGCCATTGTGGTGTTCCTGGCCGGCTCGGCACTGTCCGGACAGTCGCACAGCATGGCCGAGCTGATCACTTACCGCGCCATCCAGGGCGTGGGCGGCGGCGGGCTCATCATCGGCGCACAGGCGATTATCGGAGACATTGTGTCCGCCCGCGAGCGCGGCAAGTACATGGGTCTGATCGGGGCGGCCTTCGGCATCGCCTCTGTCAGCGGGCCGCTGCTGGGCGGGTACCTGACGGACAACTGGTCCTGGCGCTGGGTGTTTTACATCAACCTGCCCATCGGGGTCCTTGCGCTCGCCGTCATCATCGGCGCCCTGCACCTGCCCCGGAACAGCGCGAAGGGCATTTCACTGGATTACGCCGGCGCCGCCCTGCTGGCCATCGGCAGCGCGGCGCTGGTGCTGCTGACCAGCTGGGGCGGGAACAACTACGCCTGGACCTCGCCCACCATCCTGACCCTGGCCGCAGTGTTTGTGGTCAGCGTGGCGGTGTTCATCCCCGTGGAGCTGCGGGCCCGGGAGCCCATCCTTCCGCTGCGGCTCTTCGCCATCCGCAATTTCCTGATCTGCACACTGGTAGGACTGGCTGTCGGCGTGGCGATGTTCGGCTCCATTGCCTACCTGCCGACGTTCCTGCAGATAGTCAACGGCGCGTCCCCCACTGTATCCGGGCTGATGATGCTGCCCATGACGGCCGGCCTGCTGATCACGTCCATCGGTACCGGGCAGCTGATTTCGCGCACCGGCAAGTACAAGATCTATCCGATCCTCGGGTCGGCAATCATGATCCTCGGGCTGGTTATGCTCTCGCGGATTTCCAGTACGACGCCGTATTCGTTCACTGCCGCAGGCATGCTGGTCCTTGGACTCGGCATCGGCGCGCTGATGCAGAACACCGTACTCATTGTGCAGAACAGTGTTCCGCCCAATGACATGGGCACCGGGGTGTCCACCGCCAACTACTTCCGGCAGCTGGGCGCGTCGCTGGGTATTGCGGTGTTCGGGTCGCTGTTCATCAAGCGGCTCAACAATCAGCTGGCCTCGGCGCCTCCCGGAGCCGGGGATGCGGCGTCCGGCGGGGCGAACTCAATCAGTCCGGACGCGATCAAGGCACTTCCCGCCGCTGCCCAGAACTTCGTCAAGTCCGCCTTCGGGGAAGCCCTGCCGCCCATTTTCCTGCTGGGCGTTCCCTTTCTGGCCGCAGCCTTCATCCTGACGTTTTTTATTGTGCAGCAGCCGCTGTCCAGAACCGCCCGGGTGGAAGCGGAAGTGGAATAG